A DNA window from Ipomoea triloba cultivar NCNSP0323 chromosome 10, ASM357664v1 contains the following coding sequences:
- the LOC116033152 gene encoding uncharacterized protein LOC116033152, with product MPPRRNVPAGDSSDVSAMDRMAMAMEQMAEFMMAQQAHNQAPVQPRVDVTKAIAARQPPFYAGEEDPVILEEWIRTFDKLLNAVNCPEEQRVSSAVYYLTKAADDWWSMVGPDLLQGPGFGWEEFKTELRGQFYTERIKGIKCEEFLRLKQQGTTVQDYHGKYVELMRFAQDIVPDEASKARRFVRGLDWGVRSAIAPFMCSTLREAYNRASDHYQVYLDQQEVYGRKKRKADDSLP from the exons ATGCCTCCTAGGCGAAACGTACCTGCTGGGGATAGCAGCGATGTCtcggcaatggaccgtatggctatggcaatggaacagatggctgagttcatgatggctcagcaagcTCATAATCAAGCCCCAGTGCAACCACGGGTTGATGTTACTAAAGCTATAGCAGCTAGACAACCACCGTTCTATGCAGGGGAGGAAGACCCGGTGATCCTTGAAGAATGGATCCGAACCTTTGACAAACTGCTAAACGCTGTGAATTGTCCCGAGGAGCAGCGGGTGTCTTCTGCAGTATACTACCTGACCAAAGCTGCGGATGATTGGTGGTCAATGGTGGGACCAGATCTTCTGCAAGGCCCAGGGTTTGGCTGGGAAGAGTTCAAAACGGAATTAAGAGGTCAATTCTATACCGAACGAATTAAGGGCATCAAGTGTGAAGAATTCTTGCGGTTGAAACAACAGGGAACAACGGTGCAAGATTATCATGGTAAGTATGTGGAGTTGATGAGATTTGCGCAAGATATCGTACCCGATGAGGCAAGCAAGGCGAGGCGATTTGTAAGGGGGTTAGATTGGGGAGTGAGAAGTGCAATCGCACCATTTATGTGCTCTACTCTCAGGGAAGCATACAATAGAGCATCGGATCATTATCAAGTGTATTTAGATCAGCAAGAAGTCTATGGTCGGAAAAAGAGAAAAGCTGATGATAG CTTACCCTGA